The following are encoded in a window of Pelagicoccus enzymogenes genomic DNA:
- a CDS encoding DUF4266 domain-containing protein has translation MKKGQAGAVRVFVLVGVSLGALLMSGCQSVEAWQKGNLAEYGMRSDRDELEGVMTAHVTFSREASTGGEGVGGGGCGCN, from the coding sequence ATGAAAAAGGGTCAAGCGGGGGCTGTCCGGGTGTTCGTGCTTGTTGGCGTGTCTTTGGGAGCGCTGCTCATGTCAGGCTGCCAGTCGGTGGAAGCGTGGCAAAAAGGTAACTTGGCCGAGTATGGCATGCGTTCCGACCGCGACGAGTTGGAGGGCGTCATGACGGCCCACGTGACCTTTTCCCGGGAGGCGTCCACGGGGGGAGAGGGAGTCGGCGGTGGCGGCTGCGGCTGCAACTAG
- a CDS encoding TlpA family protein disulfide reductase, with amino-acid sequence MNTLYSLRLLGAFFFSSFIAAAACFAAWEKGQQLPDLADFDLQGEIPELEGKVSYVDFWASWCAPCKASFPEMERLYQENKDAGFQVIAVSVDSSEKAMQRFLDRAGPSFSVVWDHKQSLVADAEVEVMPTSFLVDAKGVIRSVHYGWRGEETAKKLESEIADLLREVER; translated from the coding sequence ATGAATACGTTGTACAGTCTTAGACTTTTGGGAGCGTTCTTTTTCTCCTCGTTCATTGCTGCGGCAGCTTGCTTCGCTGCTTGGGAGAAGGGGCAGCAGTTGCCGGACCTGGCAGATTTCGATTTGCAGGGAGAGATTCCCGAGCTGGAGGGAAAGGTAAGCTATGTGGACTTTTGGGCGTCCTGGTGTGCGCCTTGCAAGGCCTCGTTTCCGGAGATGGAGCGTTTGTATCAGGAAAACAAAGACGCTGGCTTCCAAGTAATAGCGGTGAGCGTGGACTCCAGCGAGAAGGCGATGCAGCGGTTTCTGGATCGCGCCGGGCCAAGCTTTTCGGTCGTATGGGATCATAAGCAATCGCTGGTAGCTGACGCGGAAGTGGAGGTCATGCCGACTTCCTTTTTGGTAGATGCCAAAGGGGTGATCCGCTCGGTGCACTATGGCTGGCGAGGAGAGGAAACGGCGAAAAAGCTGGAGAGCGAGATCGCCGATCTCTTGCGGGAGGTGGAGCGATGA
- a CDS encoding FAD:protein FMN transferase, whose protein sequence is MVLASDQAYRKCIDSRLSFDEGRRLYRLQFQALGTACSVLFALEDRPRAIAFSDAAVEWVGVFEGKYSRFLDTSLLSEVNRKAGEDWVQVDEDFEHLLALCDDLNFMTHGQLDPSGMPLIGLWDYRRKRSELPSPEEISVAKSLVGWQKVQRRPGEVFLPEKGMCLDFGGFGKEYAVDKVAGLAVEYGIGNCLVDFGQDIHVLGTPPDSPAWHIGLEDPTRPGTTWTGLALLQGGGVATSGDYHRNFVLGGKRYGHIIDLSTGYPVANGLLAVSVVARSCLEAGVLSTAAFVAGPERGAELMEANFGAEACFVSEHSNYQTSRFYEYVVQS, encoded by the coding sequence GTGGTTTTAGCGAGCGACCAGGCGTACCGAAAGTGTATCGATAGCCGCCTTTCTTTCGACGAGGGGCGGCGGCTCTATCGTTTGCAGTTCCAAGCCTTGGGGACGGCGTGTTCGGTCTTGTTCGCCCTAGAAGATCGTCCTAGGGCGATTGCCTTCTCCGACGCAGCGGTTGAATGGGTCGGCGTTTTCGAGGGCAAGTATTCTCGGTTTTTGGATACGAGCTTGCTTTCGGAGGTGAATCGCAAGGCGGGCGAAGATTGGGTGCAGGTCGATGAGGATTTCGAGCATCTGCTAGCCCTGTGCGACGACTTGAATTTCATGACCCACGGGCAACTCGATCCGTCGGGAATGCCTTTGATCGGGTTGTGGGATTATCGCCGCAAACGATCGGAATTGCCCAGTCCGGAGGAAATTTCCGTAGCCAAGTCGTTGGTCGGTTGGCAGAAGGTGCAGCGGCGTCCGGGTGAAGTTTTCCTGCCCGAAAAGGGAATGTGCCTAGACTTCGGCGGATTTGGCAAGGAATACGCGGTGGACAAGGTGGCGGGCCTTGCGGTGGAGTACGGAATTGGAAATTGCTTGGTCGATTTTGGACAGGATATCCATGTTTTGGGTACGCCACCGGATTCGCCCGCGTGGCATATCGGACTGGAAGATCCGACTCGTCCGGGAACGACCTGGACCGGACTGGCCCTGCTGCAAGGAGGCGGGGTTGCGACCTCGGGCGACTACCATCGAAATTTCGTGCTCGGGGGAAAGCGCTATGGTCACATCATCGATCTTTCCACGGGCTATCCGGTTGCGAACGGCCTTTTGGCTGTTTCGGTGGTGGCTCGCTCCTGCTTGGAGGCGGGAGTGCTTTCTACGGCTGCGTTTGTGGCGGGGCCGGAAAGGGGAGCGGAACTGATGGAAGCGAACTTTGGAGCCGAGGCCTGTTTCGTCTCGGAACACTCGAACTATCAAACATCACGATTTTATGAATACGTTGTACAGTCTTAG
- a CDS encoding DUF3570 domain-containing protein yields MNFVRLSLPTSLRVIAFGAYLQIAWVKPTRAEDHLSVKWQDYQEDDGRVRVLSKYVGGEKAITQSLALRLHGVHDTISGATPTGSNGRNGDETVLSEITDVREAGVVDLDWTNGIHKTSFQFSHSKESDFLSKGYAIYNTSEYNKRNTGLSYGLSYIDDEIEPSFFSEAREKESLDAYVGISQVLDPNTVASLNFTYSEFDGYLSDPYKSIAANLEVLPGFFLFQETSEHRPDERLRRIWFANVKRFFPGLRASVDFDYRFFSDSWGIESHTFDFEWYQKIGDAFTLRPSYRYYSQGAADFYYTDLNGTGINPLDTEFGRGPFYSADYRLAKMETETFGLKAIYKLSEAVSLDASWERYEMKGRDGNTSDEAFPSADILTLGGSWWF; encoded by the coding sequence ATGAATTTTGTTCGCCTCTCGCTCCCGACCTCGCTGCGGGTCATTGCCTTCGGAGCTTACTTGCAAATCGCTTGGGTGAAGCCGACGCGAGCGGAGGACCATTTGTCCGTCAAATGGCAGGACTATCAGGAGGATGACGGACGGGTGCGGGTATTATCGAAGTATGTGGGCGGCGAGAAGGCCATCACGCAGAGCCTCGCCCTGCGCCTGCATGGGGTGCATGACACCATTTCCGGGGCGACCCCGACGGGTTCCAATGGCAGGAACGGGGACGAAACGGTTCTTTCCGAGATCACGGATGTACGGGAAGCGGGGGTTGTCGATCTCGATTGGACCAACGGTATCCACAAAACCTCCTTCCAGTTTTCCCACAGCAAGGAAAGCGATTTCCTCTCCAAGGGTTACGCGATCTACAACACCTCCGAGTACAACAAGCGCAACACTGGGCTCAGTTATGGGCTTTCCTACATCGACGACGAGATCGAGCCGAGTTTCTTCTCGGAGGCCCGCGAAAAAGAGAGCCTCGACGCTTATGTGGGCATCAGCCAAGTGCTCGATCCCAACACGGTGGCCAGTCTGAACTTCACCTACAGCGAGTTCGATGGGTATTTGTCGGATCCCTACAAGTCGATCGCCGCGAATTTGGAAGTCTTGCCCGGATTCTTTCTCTTTCAAGAAACGTCGGAGCATCGGCCGGACGAGCGGCTGCGCCGCATCTGGTTCGCCAACGTGAAACGGTTTTTTCCGGGACTACGGGCGAGCGTCGACTTTGACTATCGTTTCTTCAGCGACTCTTGGGGAATCGAAAGCCACACTTTCGATTTCGAATGGTATCAGAAAATCGGTGACGCATTCACGCTGCGCCCCAGTTATCGTTACTACTCCCAGGGAGCGGCTGACTTTTATTATACGGATTTGAACGGAACCGGTATCAATCCTCTCGATACGGAGTTCGGGAGGGGCCCGTTTTATTCTGCGGACTACCGTCTGGCCAAGATGGAGACGGAAACCTTTGGGCTGAAGGCGATTTACAAGTTATCGGAAGCCGTTTCCCTAGACGCGAGCTGGGAGCGCTACGAGATGAAGGGACGCGACGGCAATACCTCGGACGAGGCTTTCCCGAGCGCGGATATTTTAACCCTTGGAGGAAGCTGGTGGTTTTAG